In Chrysoperla carnea chromosome 2, inChrCarn1.1, whole genome shotgun sequence, the following proteins share a genomic window:
- the LOC123293635 gene encoding breast cancer metastasis-suppressor 1-like protein → MPPIKVNNVEAAEESDGDGDMSGGESEHSVSSRDGGRDTSDGDELDSDDSSEMDEGECARRRAECMEDISELEHQFSLLREQLYQERITQVDTQLIEVKGGKSQEYLGPLQRLEENKRTRTEVAGILRQLRMTNIRNKSEAEEQAALQNLESEKKLAWDFIYDDLMDKIRRLEEDRHNVELSWGDGSEWGGRSRSRNSTRRKAVTVTGPYIVYMLNEQDILEDWTTIRKSLKRSPS, encoded by the exons ATGCCTCCGATAAAAGTGAATAACGTAGAAGCTGCCGAAGAAAGTGACGGCGATGGAGATATGTCCGGAGGTGAATCTGAACATTCAGTATCAAGTCGTGATGGAGGTCGTGATACTAGTGACGGTGATGAATTGGATTCGGATGATAGTTCAGAAATGGATGAGGGAGAATGTGCCCGTCGTCGAGCAGAATGTATGGAAGATATTAGTGAACTCGAACATCAATTTTCTCTGCTTCGAGAACAATTGTATCAGGAGCGTATTACACAAGTTGATACACAATTAATTGAAGTTAAAGGTGGTAAAAGTCAAGAGTACTTAGGACCATTACAACGTTTAGAGGAGAATAAAAGAACGCGTACAGAAGTTGCTGGAATATTGCGACAACTTCGTATGACGAATATTCGTAATAAATCCGAAGCTGAAGAACAAGCGGCCTTACAAAATTTAGAA agTGAAAAAAAGTTAGCTTGGGATTTTATTTACGATGACTTAATGGATAAAATTCGTCGATTAGAAGAAGATCGTCATAATGTTGAACTAAGTTGGGGTGATGGTAGCGAATGGGGTGGTCGATCACGTTCCCGAAATTCGACACGCCGAAAAGCAGTAACTGTAACTGGtccatatattgtatatatgctTAACGAACAAGATATTTTAGAAGATTGGACCACAATTCGTAAATCATTAAAACGATCGCCATCATAA
- the LOC123293627 gene encoding acyl-CoA:lysophosphatidylglycerol acyltransferase 1-like: MDNILNSMSLIHSLRVIPKAFLRTLFVLLNNAYCIPTYVIWMILLFPLRKLNPDAYWRIEGYFFHWLLAMVSMWSWSAGYDIVEMGDDIRKCLDERTLVIVNHQSTADVPMLMACFNAKPNVLPNIMWIMDRVFKFTNFGIVSVMHKDFFIVAGKNTREKSLLDLTNHLYEVFIPLQRKWMVLFPEGGFLRKRRATSQRYAVKNNLPVLYHVTLPRIGAMKNILSVMSPNGFESGNNNVQQDDPRQMNLTPLDRLTWVVDITVAYPEGQPLDLPTIVFGNRQPCKTLFFYRTYRIEDLPKDEDSLFKWLCARFVEKEEMLETFYRTGYFPYSTYSKTPMPPQEVSQDCLRFVMLHLFFIASTYIHYQMFYAAYEYYTYLTH, encoded by the exons atggacAATATTTTAAACAGTATGAGTTTAATTca TTCCTTAAGAGTTATACCAAAAGCATTTTTACGTACgttatttgttcttttaaataatgCATATTGTATACCCACATATGTAATATGGATGATTTTATTATTCCCGTTACGAAAACTCAATCCAGATGCATATTGGAGGATAGaaggatatttttttcattggtTGTTAGCGATGGTTTCGATGTGGTCATGGAGTGCTGGATACGACA TTGTAGAAATGGGTGATGATATACGAAAATGTTTAGATGAACGTACTTTAGTTATTGTAAATCATCAATCAACTGCCGATGTGCCCATGTTAATGGCATGTTTTAATGCCAAACCTAATGTATTGCCTAATATTATGTGGATTATGGATAGagtatttaaatttactaattttggtATTGTTAGTGTCAtgcataaagatttttttattgttgcg ggtAAAAATACTCGTGAAAAGTCGTTACTAGATTTAACAAATCATTTATATGAAGTATTTATACCATTACAAAGAAAATGGATGGTATTATTTCCAGAAGGGggttttttaagaaaacgtcGAGCCACATCACAACGTTAtgctgttaaaaataatttacctgtATTATATCATGTTACATTACCTAGGATAGGTGCTATGAAGAATATCTTGAGTGTTATGTCCCCAAATGGTTTTGAATCTGGGAATAATAATGTACAACAAGATGATCCAAGac aaatgaaTTTAACACCACTTGATCGACTGACGTGGGTTGTGGATATAACTGTTGCATATCCAGAAGGTCAACCGTTGGATTTACCAACAATTGTTTTTGGAAATCGGCAGCCGtgtaaaacactatttttttatagaacttATCGAATTGAAgat TTACCAAAGGATGAGGACAGCCTATTTAAATGGTTATGTGCCCGATTCGTAGAAAAAGAAGAAATGCTAGAGACATTTTATCGTACTGGATATTTCCCGTACAGCACATACTCAAAAACACCAATGCCACCACAAGAAGTATCACAAGATTGTTTACGCTTTGTTAtgttgcatttattttttattgcatcAACGTATATACATTATCAAATGTTTTATGCAGCTTATGAGTATTACACATATCTAACGCACTAA